The following coding sequences are from one Methanobacterium bryantii window:
- a CDS encoding NfeD family protein — translation MMSLQIWILIAAICFIGELITAGFFILWFGVGASVAAVLSYLGFSETTQFVAFILVSIILLALSRPFAKKITQGMPTKKAASDRLIGEKGIVIEDISLKNGGVVRISGDTWRAISDQEIKEGTSVLVEKIEGVKLIVKPAA, via the coding sequence ATGATGAGCTTACAAATATGGATTTTAATAGCAGCTATATGTTTTATTGGAGAATTGATAACCGCCGGATTTTTCATTTTATGGTTTGGAGTTGGAGCATCAGTGGCTGCAGTTCTCAGTTACCTTGGATTTTCTGAAACTACCCAATTTGTTGCATTTATTTTAGTATCCATAATTCTTCTTGCCCTATCAAGACCTTTTGCTAAAAAAATTACACAGGGCATGCCCACTAAAAAAGCAGCTTCAGACAGGTTAATAGGTGAAAAAGGAATAGTAATTGAAGATATATCCTTAAAAAATGGGGGAGTTGTAAGAATTAGTGGAGATACATGGAGAGCAATATCTGATCAGGAAATAAAAGAAGGAACTTCTGTTTTAGTTGAAAAGATAGAAGGCGTGAAACTCATTGTAAAACCTGCAGCATAA
- a CDS encoding SPFH domain-containing protein, with the protein MDLFLAILIILVLLVVAFKGVKILRPYEKGVVERLGKYNRTVESGLVIVFPFVETIRKVDLREQVVDVPPQEVITKDNTVVVVDCVIFYEVVDPFNAVYNVVNFYQAITKLAQTNLRNIIGDLELDQTLTSREQINSQLREVLDLATDKWGTRVVRVEIQKIEPPKDIVEAMSKQMKAERMKRAAILEAEGYKQSEIKKAEGDKQAAILEAQGKAEAIKAVADADKYQEIAIAEGEAKAILTVYGAIHEGNPTNDLLAIKYMEALQKVADGKATKIFLPLETSGVLGSIAGISELFKEKDKEDKEIQPMKVKVKTDI; encoded by the coding sequence ATGGATTTATTTTTGGCAATTTTAATTATTCTGGTCTTACTGGTTGTGGCATTTAAAGGTGTCAAAATTTTAAGGCCTTATGAAAAAGGGGTCGTTGAAAGACTCGGTAAATACAACCGAACTGTTGAAAGCGGACTTGTAATAGTCTTTCCATTTGTAGAGACCATTAGAAAAGTTGATTTAAGGGAACAAGTTGTAGATGTTCCTCCACAGGAAGTTATAACCAAAGATAACACAGTTGTTGTCGTGGACTGTGTAATCTTTTATGAAGTTGTAGATCCATTTAATGCGGTTTACAATGTTGTTAATTTTTATCAAGCCATTACTAAACTTGCACAAACAAATTTAAGGAATATAATTGGTGATTTAGAGCTTGACCAAACACTAACTTCTCGCGAGCAGATAAATTCCCAGTTAAGAGAAGTTTTAGATCTCGCAACTGATAAATGGGGTACACGGGTTGTTCGTGTTGAAATTCAAAAAATTGAACCTCCAAAAGACATTGTAGAGGCCATGTCCAAGCAGATGAAAGCTGAAAGGATGAAAAGAGCTGCCATTCTAGAAGCTGAAGGGTATAAACAATCTGAAATTAAAAAAGCAGAAGGGGATAAACAGGCAGCTATTCTTGAAGCTCAAGGTAAAGCTGAAGCTATTAAAGCAGTTGCAGACGCGGATAAATATCAAGAAATTGCAATTGCAGAAGGTGAAGCAAAGGCAATACTTACAGTATACGGAGCAATACATGAAGGAAACCCTACAAACGACCTTTTAGCTATTAAATACATGGAAGCACTCCAAAAGGTTGCAGATGGAAAAGCAACAAAAATATTCTTGCCTCTTGAAACTTCAGGAGTTTTAGGATCAATAGCAGGTATTTCCGAACTCTTCAAAGAAAAAGATAAAGAAGATAAAGAAATACAACCTATGAAAGTAAAAGTAAAAACAGATATTTAA
- a CDS encoding acyltransferase, which produces MPIFKDLRGKGLKSIFLGSPNENFGIQNSATIGLSYRHGSKSPVIGKNSVIRSNTVIYDDVKIGNNFKTGHNVLIREKTIIGNDVLVGTNTVVEGNCKIGSNVSIQSNVYVPTDSLIEDYVFIGPCACFTNDRYPIRVDYDLKGPVIRHGASIGANSTFLSGVEVGEGAMVAAGAIVTRDVPPFYLAIGAPARLRPLPPQFNVLNKIK; this is translated from the coding sequence ATGCCAATATTTAAAGATTTACGTGGGAAGGGCTTAAAAAGTATTTTTTTAGGGTCTCCAAATGAAAATTTTGGAATTCAAAATAGTGCAACAATTGGGTTAAGCTATAGGCACGGAAGTAAATCTCCAGTAATTGGCAAAAATTCGGTCATCCGTTCAAATACAGTTATATATGATGATGTTAAGATTGGTAATAATTTTAAAACAGGACATAATGTTTTAATTAGAGAAAAAACCATTATAGGCAACGATGTTCTTGTGGGAACCAATACAGTTGTGGAAGGAAACTGTAAGATAGGGAGCAATGTAAGTATACAATCAAATGTTTACGTCCCCACAGATTCTTTAATAGAAGATTATGTATTTATCGGGCCATGTGCCTGCTTTACTAATGATAGGTACCCTATAAGGGTTGATTATGATCTTAAGGGCCCAGTTATACGACATGGAGCTTCAATTGGGGCAAATTCAACATTTTTATCTGGCGTTGAAGTTGGAGAAGGGGCTATGGTTGCAGCAGGTGCAATTGTAACCCGTGATGTTCCTCCATTTTATCTTGCAATAGGTGCTCCAGCGAGGTTAAGACCTCTTCCACCGCAGTTTAATGTTTTAAATAAAATAAAATAA
- a CDS encoding ATPase gives MKFEKKDIISHICRIREEIGHAYVKPAIKDIIFDENTRVMLIITADRPEKSVVIGKGGWVVGKLKEELDINSIHVEAYPDILFKEYKMKLTLEKLDEILKTVDLKDPHPLENLYHLLNQRIENINDFDTVLKDWNVEESKNNRSVVALSGGVDSSFSLIIAKLMGFNPISVTVNPGNIILPRYFQKNVEALSAKLNVKHVYINVEMEDIIKDSLEGRFHPCGRCSKVIEEAVLDYAKENKMEFLIYGDLLSTGNQSIVVGEDLIKINLPAMLSVTKGEIKNVASKYDVYRKGGYGCPLINEVHKKYPHMRKFSIQRVLRETRAGILEPGEALEMIMKII, from the coding sequence TTGAAATTTGAAAAAAAAGACATAATAAGCCATATATGCAGGATAAGAGAAGAAATAGGTCATGCTTATGTGAAACCTGCCATTAAAGATATAATATTCGATGAAAATACCCGAGTCATGCTAATTATAACCGCAGATAGGCCTGAAAAATCTGTAGTAATAGGGAAAGGGGGATGGGTTGTTGGGAAACTTAAAGAAGAACTGGATATTAACTCCATTCACGTAGAAGCGTATCCCGACATATTATTTAAAGAATATAAAATGAAATTAACACTTGAAAAGTTAGATGAAATATTAAAAACTGTTGACTTAAAAGACCCCCATCCACTTGAAAATTTGTATCACCTCTTAAACCAGAGAATTGAAAATATAAATGATTTTGATACTGTTTTAAAGGACTGGAATGTTGAGGAATCTAAAAATAACAGATCAGTAGTGGCACTGTCTGGAGGAGTAGACAGCAGTTTTTCGCTTATTATAGCTAAACTTATGGGATTTAACCCTATCTCAGTTACTGTTAACCCGGGAAACATAATTCTCCCACGATATTTCCAGAAGAACGTGGAAGCTCTAAGTGCTAAACTTAATGTAAAACATGTATATATCAACGTCGAAATGGAGGACATAATTAAAGATTCCCTTGAAGGTAGATTTCACCCATGCGGAAGATGTTCCAAAGTTATTGAAGAGGCTGTTTTAGATTACGCAAAAGAAAATAAAATGGAATTTTTAATTTATGGAGATCTTTTATCAACTGGAAATCAATCCATCGTTGTAGGTGAAGATCTTATAAAAATAAATTTACCTGCAATGCTTTCTGTTACAAAGGGTGAAATAAAAAACGTAGCTTCCAAATATGATGTTTATAGAAAAGGAGGTTACGGCTGTCCACTTATAAATGAAGTACATAAGAAATACCCCCACATGAGAAAATTTTCCATACAGAGAGTATTGAGGGAAACACGTGCTGGGATATTAGAACCAGGCGAAGCCCTTGAGATGATAATGAAGATTATTTAA
- a CDS encoding DUF3096 domain-containing protein, which produces MKSDARPQIIGIVAIIFGILILIFPALLSYLVGIFLIAYGILEVIK; this is translated from the coding sequence ATGAAATCCGATGCAAGACCTCAGATAATTGGAATAGTGGCAATAATCTTCGGTATTCTTATACTAATATTTCCGGCATTGCTTAGTTACTTAGTTGGGATTTTCCTCATAGCTTACGGGATATTAGAAGTAATTAAATAG
- a CDS encoding PAS domain S-box protein, which translates to MSKILIVEDEGITALNIKNLLENWGYENPLIVFSIRNIFQEVAEYKPDLILMDINLNEDIDGIEIAKQLQTDFDIPVIYLTAHSDEVLVERAKLTEHYGYIIKPFNDEELRITIDHAFYRHKMEMELKIANKLLQIELGKKESIQEELKKSEEKFRSIVEHSYDGIALIDENGLIIEWNHGMEKITGVKGEHILGKTMWNMPDVLYIEKNSHNQYTHFEKDIIGCGGSKNHKLSGKLFEGTIKNADGSKKVVQVRHFHIKANNKSIIVGIAHDVTEQKRMEEAFKHEVFEALECFVLGAEETLKPEGFGAQIEDLLVTFPAACENFQFSQSKIEACKKHSSLRDFQTSKAKTLLLKELKTAKTNLELKVKERTRELIKSNEELKKEIVERKNTEEALTKSRNFLDKIINSIADPVFVKDKRHRWILLNDAFCKLMGYPRKELLGKSDYDFLPAYEASIFWDKDEEVFKTGVENVNEEEVTDSVGYVHILITKKTSYVDNSGEKYLVAVSRDVTELKKAENAIKESESYYRTIFENTGTATFIVEEDTTISLVNAEFEKICGYSKEEIEGIKSWKEFVAPEYLRKMEEYHNFRRINMDMAPKKYEFKFVDRYGNIKNVLTTMDVISGTKKSLASLLDITDKKTAIDALRESEARLKIAMDMAKLVHWEYNVDLDLYTFDNEFYRLYGTTMAREGGSKMSSREYAQKFLPPEESYLVKEGIAKALETDDPNFSRKVEHSIIRADGEKRFILVRSEIIKDNEGRTVKIYGVNQDITELKLAEKEIEKNLKKVDTLNRVIITANSSDNLQSLLKDILSLVLEFMSFEAGGIYLIDFKKEIAKLEHFKEDSNDPADAVDSIKINEYPFNQVYMDGMPLFIDNFGAIPIEDLKPRIFKSLAVVPIYSKEKIIGSFNILSKNKHYFTQKEKDIIKSIGREIGSTISKLVTEEKMKKLIIELRRSNAELQQFAYITSHDLQEPLRTIASFTQLLERRYKNKLDSDADEFIDYIVEASIRMKQMILDLLEYSRLTRVEKRCEPLKIEDMLLDIFDNLNLLIRENKAQITYKNLPKVFADESQLFRVFQNLIENAIKFKKENENPQIHISSYFDEKNKEHVFSVSDNGIGIEEQYFNRIFTLFQRLHTREEYEGTGIGLSISKRIIENHGGKMWVESEYGKGTTFYFTIKDKS; encoded by the coding sequence ATGTCAAAAATATTGATTGTGGAAGATGAAGGAATTACAGCTTTAAATATTAAGAACCTGTTAGAAAATTGGGGGTATGAAAACCCTTTAATTGTTTTTTCTATTAGAAATATCTTTCAAGAGGTAGCAGAGTATAAGCCTGATTTAATTTTAATGGATATCAACCTCAATGAAGACATAGACGGGATTGAAATTGCAAAGCAATTACAAACTGATTTTGATATTCCAGTTATATACTTAACAGCCCACAGCGATGAAGTGCTGGTTGAAAGGGCTAAATTAACAGAACATTATGGATATATTATCAAACCATTTAACGATGAAGAATTGAGAATAACTATAGATCATGCTTTTTACAGGCATAAGATGGAAATGGAATTGAAGATAGCTAATAAACTTCTGCAAATTGAATTAGGAAAGAAAGAAAGCATTCAAGAAGAGCTTAAAAAGAGTGAAGAGAAGTTCAGGAGCATTGTAGAACATTCATATGATGGTATAGCTCTTATTGATGAAAATGGATTAATAATTGAATGGAATCATGGAATGGAGAAAATTACGGGGGTTAAAGGAGAGCATATTCTTGGAAAAACAATGTGGAACATGCCTGATGTTTTATACATTGAAAAAAATTCCCATAACCAATATACTCACTTCGAAAAGGATATAATAGGATGTGGTGGTAGTAAAAATCACAAATTATCTGGTAAATTATTTGAGGGAACGATTAAAAATGCGGATGGTTCAAAAAAAGTGGTACAGGTAAGGCATTTTCATATCAAAGCAAATAATAAAAGTATAATTGTAGGTATAGCCCATGATGTTACAGAACAAAAAAGGATGGAAGAAGCCTTCAAACACGAAGTGTTTGAGGCCCTGGAATGCTTTGTATTAGGGGCTGAGGAAACTCTCAAACCCGAAGGGTTTGGAGCACAAATCGAAGATTTGTTAGTTACATTTCCTGCGGCATGTGAAAATTTTCAATTTTCACAGTCGAAAATCGAAGCTTGCAAAAAACATAGTTCTTTGAGAGATTTTCAAACATCAAAAGCAAAAACTTTGCTTTTGAAAGAACTTAAAACTGCAAAGACTAATTTAGAGTTAAAAGTTAAGGAAAGGACTCGAGAACTTATAAAATCTAATGAGGAATTAAAAAAGGAAATTGTTGAGCGTAAAAATACTGAAGAGGCACTTACAAAATCAAGAAACTTTCTGGATAAAATTATAAACTCGATTGCTGACCCTGTTTTTGTTAAAGATAAAAGGCATCGGTGGATACTTTTGAATGATGCTTTCTGTAAATTAATGGGATACCCTAGGAAAGAACTTTTAGGAAAATCGGATTATGATTTTTTACCTGCGTATGAAGCAAGTATTTTCTGGGATAAAGATGAAGAAGTGTTTAAAACAGGTGTTGAAAATGTAAATGAAGAAGAAGTCACAGATTCTGTAGGTTACGTGCACATTTTAATCACTAAAAAAACATCATATGTTGATAATTCCGGGGAAAAGTACCTTGTAGCAGTTAGTAGGGATGTGACTGAGCTTAAAAAGGCTGAAAATGCAATTAAAGAGTCAGAATCTTATTACAGGACTATATTTGAAAATACGGGGACAGCGACATTTATTGTGGAAGAAGATACCACTATCTCCCTTGTGAATGCAGAATTTGAAAAGATTTGTGGATACTCAAAAGAGGAAATAGAAGGTATAAAAAGCTGGAAAGAATTCGTAGCTCCTGAGTATCTAAGAAAAATGGAAGAATACCATAATTTCAGACGAATTAATATGGATATGGCTCCAAAAAAATATGAATTCAAATTTGTTGACAGGTATGGTAATATTAAAAATGTTTTAACAACTATGGATGTGATATCTGGGACTAAAAAAAGTTTAGCGTCTCTTCTAGACATAACTGATAAAAAAACAGCTATAGATGCTCTGCGTGAAAGTGAAGCCCGACTTAAAATTGCTATGGATATGGCTAAGTTAGTACATTGGGAATATAATGTTGATCTGGATTTATATACTTTTGATAATGAATTTTATAGATTGTATGGTACTACTATGGCTCGTGAAGGCGGATCAAAAATGTCCTCTAGGGAATACGCCCAAAAGTTTTTGCCTCCTGAAGAATCTTATCTTGTAAAGGAAGGAATAGCTAAAGCTTTAGAAACTGATGATCCTAATTTTTCTAGAAAGGTTGAACACTCGATCATAAGGGCTGATGGTGAAAAACGTTTTATATTAGTCCGTTCTGAGATTATAAAAGATAATGAGGGTCGAACTGTCAAAATTTATGGTGTGAATCAAGATATTACAGAACTTAAACTGGCTGAAAAAGAAATTGAGAAAAACCTTAAAAAAGTGGATACACTTAACCGGGTAATTATAACTGCAAACAGTTCTGATAATCTTCAATCACTTTTAAAAGATATTTTAAGTCTTGTTTTGGAATTTATGAGCTTTGAAGCAGGTGGAATATATTTAATTGATTTCAAAAAGGAAATAGCTAAATTGGAACATTTTAAAGAAGATTCAAATGATCCAGCAGATGCGGTTGATAGTATTAAAATCAATGAATATCCTTTCAACCAGGTTTATATGGACGGCATGCCTTTATTTATAGATAATTTTGGTGCAATTCCCATTGAAGATTTAAAGCCAAGAATTTTTAAATCACTTGCTGTAGTTCCTATATATTCAAAAGAAAAAATTATAGGGTCCTTTAATATTTTAAGCAAAAATAAGCATTATTTCACGCAAAAAGAAAAAGATATCATTAAGTCTATAGGAAGAGAAATAGGAAGTACAATTTCTAAGTTGGTCACAGAAGAGAAAATGAAGAAATTAATAATAGAATTAAGGCGTTCCAATGCTGAACTTCAGCAGTTTGCTTATATCACTTCTCATGACCTTCAAGAGCCTCTTAGAACTATTGCAAGCTTCACTCAACTTTTAGAGCGGCGTTATAAAAATAAACTTGACAGTGATGCTGATGAGTTCATTGATTATATAGTTGAAGCATCAATACGAATGAAACAGATGATTCTTGATTTACTTGAATATTCAAGGTTGACAAGGGTAGAAAAAAGATGTGAACCATTAAAAATTGAAGATATGCTTCTTGATATTTTTGATAATTTAAATCTCCTGATTAGGGAGAATAAAGCCCAAATTACCTATAAAAACCTTCCTAAAGTATTTGCAGATGAAAGTCAGCTCTTTAGAGTATTCCAAAATCTAATTGAAAATGCTATAAAATTTAAAAAAGAAAATGAAAACCCTCAAATACATATTTCATCATATTTTGATGAAAAAAATAAAGAACATGTTTTCAGCGTGTCTGATAATGGTATTGGAATTGAAGAGCAGTATTTTAACCGTATTTTTACTCTATTTCAAAGGTTACATACTAGAGAAGAATATGAAGGAACTGGAATTGGATTATCCATCTCTAAAAGAATCATTGAAAATCACGGCGGTAAAATGTGGGTTGAATCAGAATATGGTAAGGGCACTACGTTTTATTTTACTATCAAGGATAAATCTTAA
- a CDS encoding PAS domain S-box protein yields the protein MDNTETVKILLFEDNPGDIGLIEFMLEESTDFSYELKNVETLNEGLKFLKFHSFDVILLDLGLPDSDGIETFIEVNKKCHETPIIILTGLTDGKIGISAVKMGAQDYLVKGQVESTLLERSIKYSIERKKAEEKIQIFANIVESSDDAIITKSFDGTVISWNNGAERIYGYSADEIIGKSISILESDIFKGETKRLIEKIKDGERIRHYETLRLRKDNSLINVSITLSPVFDTSGELVAISTIGRDITERKRAEEELKLANMYNRSLIEASLDPLVTIGPDGKINDVNYSTELITGYSRDELIGTDFSDYFTEPEKAREVYQQVFQDEKVFNYALEIKHRKGHITPVLYNASVYRDGSDDIIGVFAAARDITERKQAEEKLKEIIEELERSNYELQQFAYITSHDLQEPLRTIASYTQLIERRYRNKLDDDADEFIDFIVEAAVRMKDMIQGLLYYSRVGTKGGELKSTNTEELLEIVLYNLNAAIKENNVTVTHDKLPAVVADEGQLIQLFQNLISNAIKFKKDDEYPRVHISAFEGENEYIFSVADNGIGIEPQYFNRIFEVFKRLHTSVEYEGTGIGLSISKRIIERHGGRMWVESEVGNGSIFYFTIPFITESIKS from the coding sequence ATGGATAACACTGAAACTGTTAAAATATTACTCTTTGAAGATAATCCTGGAGATATTGGCTTAATTGAGTTTATGCTTGAGGAATCTACTGATTTTTCATATGAACTTAAAAACGTTGAAACATTAAATGAGGGCCTTAAATTCCTTAAATTCCATTCATTTGATGTGATATTGTTAGATCTGGGTCTTCCAGATAGTGATGGTATTGAAACGTTTATTGAGGTAAATAAAAAATGTCATGAAACTCCTATTATAATTTTAACTGGATTAACTGATGGGAAGATTGGAATTAGCGCGGTTAAGATGGGCGCTCAAGATTATCTTGTTAAGGGGCAGGTAGAAAGCACATTATTAGAACGTTCTATTAAGTATTCAATTGAACGTAAAAAAGCTGAAGAGAAAATTCAGATATTTGCAAATATTGTTGAGTCATCTGACGATGCTATCATAACTAAATCCTTTGACGGTACTGTTATAAGCTGGAATAATGGAGCAGAGCGGATTTATGGATATTCCGCTGATGAAATAATCGGAAAATCTATTTCTATCTTAGAATCAGATATCTTTAAGGGAGAAACAAAAAGATTAATTGAAAAGATTAAAGATGGAGAAAGAATTCGGCATTATGAGACTTTAAGGCTGAGAAAAGATAACAGTTTGATCAACGTTTCAATAACACTTTCACCTGTTTTTGATACTTCAGGAGAGCTTGTTGCTATTTCAACTATTGGTCGAGATATAACTGAACGAAAAAGGGCAGAAGAAGAGCTTAAACTGGCAAATATGTATAATCGTAGTTTGATCGAAGCTAGTTTAGATCCCCTGGTTACTATTGGTCCTGATGGAAAGATTAATGATGTAAACTATTCTACCGAGTTAATCACGGGTTATTCTAGGGATGAACTTATTGGTACTGATTTTTCAGATTATTTTACTGAACCTGAAAAGGCTAGAGAAGTTTACCAGCAGGTTTTTCAGGATGAAAAAGTGTTTAACTACGCCCTTGAAATCAAACATAGAAAAGGACATATAACTCCTGTTTTATATAATGCATCTGTCTATCGTGATGGGTCTGATGATATTATCGGGGTTTTTGCTGCTGCACGTGATATCACAGAAAGAAAACAAGCAGAAGAGAAACTTAAGGAAATCATAGAAGAACTTGAACGTTCTAATTATGAATTACAGCAGTTTGCATATATCACCTCCCATGATCTTCAGGAGCCGCTTAGAACCATTGCAAGTTATACTCAATTAATTGAAAGACGTTACAGAAATAAACTGGATGATGATGCAGATGAATTCATTGATTTTATAGTTGAGGCTGCCGTACGTATGAAGGATATGATCCAGGGTTTACTTTATTATTCTCGTGTTGGTACAAAGGGTGGAGAATTGAAGTCGACGAATACTGAAGAACTTCTTGAGATAGTTTTATATAATTTAAATGCTGCAATTAAAGAGAATAATGTTACAGTTACTCATGATAAGCTTCCTGCAGTTGTTGCAGACGAAGGGCAGCTTATTCAACTTTTTCAAAATTTAATTAGCAATGCTATAAAGTTTAAAAAGGATGATGAATATCCTAGAGTCCATATTTCTGCCTTTGAAGGTGAAAATGAATATATTTTTTCAGTTGCAGATAATGGGATAGGAATAGAACCTCAGTACTTTAACAGAATATTTGAAGTGTTTAAAAGGCTGCATACAAGTGTTGAATATGAAGGAACTGGAATTGGATTATCCATCTCTAAAAGAATCATCGAAAGGCATGGCGGTAGAATGTGGGTTGAATCAGAAGTAGGTAATGGGTCTATTTTTTATTTTACGATACCATTCATCACTGAATCTATTAAATCTTAA
- a CDS encoding response regulator has protein sequence MTIKQDTKANQTVKQIEILLVEDNEGDVGLVEEVFQEAKIMNNLNIAEDGEEAMLFLHKKGKFSNVPSPDIILLDLNLPGKDGREVLKEIKEDNELKRIPVVILTTSKAEEDILKSYNLHANSYITKPVDFDQFIRVIKSIENFWLDIVKLPSKGNA, from the coding sequence ATGACAATTAAACAAGATACAAAGGCAAATCAGACAGTTAAACAAATAGAAATTCTTTTAGTAGAAGATAATGAAGGTGATGTTGGACTGGTGGAAGAAGTTTTCCAGGAAGCAAAAATTATGAATAATCTTAATATTGCAGAAGATGGAGAAGAAGCTATGTTATTTTTACATAAGAAAGGAAAGTTTTCAAATGTTCCAAGTCCAGATATAATACTTTTGGATTTGAATTTGCCTGGAAAAGATGGACGTGAAGTTCTTAAAGAAATAAAAGAAGATAATGAGCTTAAAAGAATACCTGTAGTTATTTTAACCACTTCTAAGGCGGAGGAAGATATACTTAAATCATATAATCTTCATGCTAATTCATATATAACCAAACCAGTTGATTTTGATCAATTTATAAGGGTAATTAAGTCTATAGAAAATTTCTGGCTGGATATAGTAAAGTTACCTTCAAAGGGCAATGCTTAG